One Megamonas hypermegale genomic window carries:
- the rpoE gene encoding DNA-directed RNA polymerase subunit delta, whose protein sequence is MDFQHSSEVDVAYYILTLANKPIFYKDLIMEVIEKKCKPVQSLSAAISEVYTLINMDSRFQYTGDGMWGLTEWNPPETKRSTVVSTSSGSSKSKAISSRRRTKLLEGIQEDVPRD, encoded by the coding sequence ATGGATTTTCAGCATAGTTCGGAAGTCGATGTAGCTTATTATATTTTGACTTTAGCAAATAAACCTATTTTTTATAAAGACCTTATAATGGAAGTTATCGAAAAGAAATGCAAACCGGTACAGTCTTTATCCGCTGCTATTTCTGAAGTATACACACTTATTAACATGGATAGCCGTTTTCAATATACAGGCGATGGAATGTGGGGTCTTACAGAATGGAATCCGCCAGAAACAAAACGCAGTACAGTTGTTTCTACATCAAGCGGTTCAAGTAAAAGTAAAGCGATTTCCAGCAGACGTCGTACTAAATTATTAGAAGGCATTCAAGAAGACGTTCCAAGAGATTAA
- the argS gene encoding arginine--tRNA ligase, whose product MDTKDLLIQAIKDAAQKAIAEKALPEGELPQVILEVPPKKELGDFASNIAMQSARVFHAAPRKIAEEIVNRLEAPFLEKTAIAGPGFINFYLKSDVIYASLADLLKQGTEYGNLPKQDSPRIQVEYVSANPTGPLHVGHGRGAAFGSALVNLMRAAGYNVSSEYYINDAGNQINNLAASVNARYLELLGKEVEFPENGYHGHDIIDTAQRIINKDGDKYLHMSDEERLGIFKELALKEKLAALKEDLANFNVHFDVWFSERTLHPDAINAVCQKLMDNGNMYEKDGAKWLKSTAYGDDKDRVVIRDNGVPTYLAADIAYHSNKFERKFDKLINIWGADHHGYVCRVKAAMAALGYNPDDLDVLLLQMVSLYRNGELVKMSKRTGQSVTLAELIEEVGADAARFFFIMRSLDSQLDFDLDLAKSQSNENPVYYVQYAHARICSIFRQMKEAGIKIEENPDLSLLTDEAETALIKKLLSYPDEIALAAKNKAPHRIAAYVHDLASMFHSFYNKCRILGVDNKLAQARLALCMATKYVLAHGLTVLGVSAPEKM is encoded by the coding sequence TTGGATACTAAAGATTTGCTTATACAGGCTATTAAAGATGCTGCCCAAAAAGCTATTGCAGAAAAAGCACTTCCTGAAGGTGAATTGCCACAGGTTATTTTAGAAGTGCCACCAAAAAAAGAGTTGGGTGATTTCGCATCTAATATTGCTATGCAATCGGCAAGGGTCTTTCATGCTGCGCCGAGAAAGATTGCTGAGGAAATTGTAAATCGTTTAGAGGCTCCATTTTTAGAAAAAACAGCCATTGCTGGCCCAGGATTTATCAATTTTTATTTAAAATCCGATGTTATATATGCTTCTTTAGCTGATTTGTTAAAACAGGGTACAGAATATGGCAATTTGCCAAAACAAGATAGCCCAAGAATTCAAGTTGAATATGTAAGTGCTAACCCAACAGGCCCACTTCATGTAGGTCATGGTCGTGGTGCAGCTTTCGGTAGTGCTCTTGTAAATCTCATGCGTGCTGCTGGATATAATGTTTCTAGCGAATATTATATCAATGATGCTGGTAATCAGATTAATAACTTAGCAGCTTCTGTTAATGCGCGTTATTTGGAACTTTTAGGTAAAGAAGTTGAATTTCCAGAAAATGGATATCATGGACATGATATCATTGATACAGCACAGCGCATCATCAATAAAGATGGTGATAAATATTTGCATATGAGTGATGAAGAACGCTTGGGTATCTTTAAAGAATTAGCTTTAAAAGAAAAATTAGCAGCTTTAAAAGAAGACTTAGCTAATTTCAACGTACATTTCGATGTATGGTTTAGCGAAAGAACACTTCATCCAGATGCTATCAATGCTGTTTGCCAAAAACTCATGGACAATGGCAATATGTATGAAAAAGATGGAGCAAAATGGCTTAAATCCACTGCTTATGGCGATGATAAAGACCGTGTAGTTATTCGTGATAATGGTGTTCCTACGTATTTAGCAGCGGATATAGCTTACCATAGTAACAAATTTGAACGTAAATTTGATAAACTCATTAATATTTGGGGCGCAGACCATCATGGTTATGTTTGTCGTGTAAAAGCAGCGATGGCAGCTCTTGGCTATAATCCAGATGATTTAGATGTACTTCTTTTACAGATGGTAAGCTTGTATCGCAATGGTGAACTTGTAAAAATGTCTAAACGTACTGGTCAAAGCGTAACACTTGCTGAACTCATTGAAGAAGTTGGCGCAGATGCAGCTCGTTTCTTCTTTATCATGCGTTCACTTGATAGCCAGCTTGATTTTGATTTGGATTTGGCAAAATCACAGTCCAATGAAAATCCTGTTTATTATGTACAATATGCTCATGCACGTATTTGTAGCATTTTCCGTCAAATGAAAGAAGCAGGTATAAAAATCGAAGAAAATCCAGACTTATCACTCTTGACAGATGAAGCAGAAACTGCTTTAATTAAAAAGTTATTGTCTTATCCAGATGAAATTGCATTGGCTGCTAAAAATAAAGCACCGCATCGTATTGCGGCATATGTACATGATTTAGCTTCAATGTTCCATAGTTTTTATAATAAATGTCGTATTTTGGGTGTCGACAATAAATTGGCACAAGCTCGTTTGGCACTCTGCATGGCAACAAAATATGTATTGGCACATGGTCTTACTGTTTTGGGTGTAAGTGCGCCAGAAAAAATGTAA
- a CDS encoding DUF1934 domain-containing protein — protein MNKVIVKINSKQKGSEENVVKMEAVANHHKKGDISYVIYKETNLVDKQETSTMLKIGKDFLALTRSGGVKQQQLFAKGKVSHSDYETPYGKLHMMVKTHRFDIISDVKHHIIKIDYALYINDSWQSDNELIIKIKPAN, from the coding sequence ATGAACAAAGTTATTGTTAAAATTAACAGTAAACAAAAAGGCTCAGAAGAAAATGTCGTAAAGATGGAGGCAGTCGCTAACCATCATAAAAAAGGCGATATTTCTTATGTAATATACAAAGAGACAAATTTAGTCGATAAACAAGAGACTTCGACTATGCTGAAAATCGGGAAAGATTTTTTAGCTTTGACGCGTAGTGGTGGAGTAAAGCAACAGCAACTGTTTGCTAAAGGCAAAGTCAGCCATAGCGATTATGAAACACCATACGGCAAATTACACATGATGGTGAAAACTCATCGTTTTGATATAATTTCTGATGTGAAACATCACATCATTAAAATAGATTATGCTTTATATATAAATGACAGTTGGCAGAGTGATAATGAATTAATCATTAAAATTAAGCCTGCTAATTGA
- a CDS encoding DUF2156 domain-containing protein, which yields MIIILFQELKIEDKNILDPYFQLNYHENSHLNFTNLFMWRKPYHIEWCIEEDILFFIAEYNEEKFALQPLCTEDKFFMAIDKIRAYFAEQNLPLVFSGLEEMAVEKLKEYPAGEFEFEDNRDDYDYVYNSADLIKLAGRKFHSKKNHLNSFRKNYPEAKYLPINDDIITLCKITINGWYKKRLTLTPDDPFIKVERDAIIEVLNNFDQLKLKGGAIFLVNKVMAFTFGEALNTDTAVIHVEKADPDVNGAYTAINQAFVENEWADMAYINREEDMGLEGLRKAKESYRPVKMIKKFTAKFKG from the coding sequence GTGATTATTATTTTATTTCAGGAATTAAAAATAGAAGATAAAAATATATTAGACCCATATTTCCAACTAAATTACCATGAAAATTCTCATTTAAATTTTACTAATTTATTCATGTGGCGAAAACCATATCATATTGAGTGGTGCATTGAAGAGGATATCTTATTTTTCATAGCAGAATATAATGAAGAAAAATTTGCATTGCAACCACTTTGCACAGAAGATAAATTTTTTATGGCTATAGATAAGATAAGAGCGTATTTTGCTGAGCAGAATTTACCACTCGTATTTTCAGGTTTAGAAGAAATGGCAGTAGAAAAATTAAAGGAATATCCAGCTGGTGAATTTGAATTTGAAGATAATCGCGATGACTATGATTATGTCTATAATTCTGCTGACCTCATAAAATTGGCGGGCAGAAAATTTCATTCTAAGAAAAATCATTTAAATAGTTTTCGTAAAAATTATCCAGAAGCTAAGTATTTACCGATTAATGATGATATAATTACATTATGTAAGATAACAATTAATGGCTGGTACAAAAAGCGTTTAACATTGACACCAGATGACCCATTTATCAAAGTAGAACGCGATGCAATAATCGAAGTGCTCAATAATTTTGACCAGTTAAAACTCAAGGGTGGAGCTATTTTCCTTGTAAATAAGGTAATGGCATTTACTTTTGGCGAAGCTTTAAATACAGATACAGCGGTAATCCATGTGGAAAAAGCAGACCCAGATGTAAATGGTGCATATACAGCTATCAATCAGGCTTTCGTAGAAAATGAATGGGCAGACATGGCTTATATAAACCGTGAAGAAGATATGGGGCTTGAAGGATTGCGCAAAGCAAAAGAGTCATATCGCCCTGTTAAGATGATTAAAAAATTTACTGCTAAATTTAAAGGTTAA
- a CDS encoding cytidine deaminase, translating to MLNYKLLLEKAYEGRKNAYAPYSKFKVGAAVLMENGKIYTGCNIENASYGATNCAERTAIFKAISEGNRKIRAIAIVGADDEYTYPCGICRQVIAEFADKNTEIILGKKSLEYTVKTFAEILPGAFTKEALQK from the coding sequence ATGCTAAACTATAAATTATTATTAGAAAAAGCATATGAAGGGCGCAAAAATGCCTATGCCCCCTATTCTAAATTTAAAGTAGGCGCAGCTGTACTTATGGAAAATGGCAAAATTTACACCGGTTGCAATATTGAAAATGCCTCTTACGGTGCAACAAATTGCGCTGAACGAACAGCAATTTTTAAAGCCATTTCCGAAGGCAACCGCAAAATTCGTGCCATTGCCATTGTCGGTGCTGATGATGAATATACCTATCCTTGCGGTATTTGCCGTCAAGTAATAGCTGAATTTGCTGATAAAAATACTGAGATTATTCTGGGCAAAAAATCCCTTGAATACACTGTAAAAACATTTGCAGAAATACTGCCAGGTGCTTTTACAAAAGAAGCTCTACAAAAATAA
- the deoB gene encoding phosphopentomutase gives MQKFKRIHVIVMDSVGIGEAPDAAKFDDVGTNTLLHISEAKHGLNLPNLEKLGLSDICKLEGVAIVDKPMGYYTKMQEASCGKDTMTGHWEIMGLHINKPFQVFPNGFPKDLIEQIENFSGRKILGNCTASGTEIIKQYGERQMKTGELIMYTSADSVMQIAAHEQVIPLEELYKICQFCRDITKDGKYIIGRIIARPYVGTCKEDFTRTPNRHDYALKPFDKTVMNALQDAGFASIAIGKIRDIFDGEGVTRALRTTSNMDGIDKFISLLDEDFTGLSFTNLVDFDSQYGHRRDAIGYGNALEEFDARLTEVFAKLKDDDLLMITADHGNDPTYKGTDHTREFVPLLIYSPKFTQYGKIDLRKTFSDVGATIAENFAVKMPKYGQSFLDKLI, from the coding sequence ATGCAAAAATTTAAACGCATACACGTAATTGTAATGGATTCTGTAGGCATCGGCGAAGCTCCCGATGCAGCTAAATTCGATGATGTTGGAACAAATACACTCTTGCATATCTCTGAAGCAAAACACGGACTTAATCTGCCAAACCTTGAAAAACTCGGACTTTCTGATATCTGCAAATTAGAAGGTGTCGCTATCGTGGATAAACCTATGGGGTATTATACAAAAATGCAGGAAGCTTCCTGCGGTAAAGACACCATGACTGGACATTGGGAAATAATGGGGCTTCATATCAACAAGCCATTTCAAGTATTTCCAAACGGCTTTCCTAAAGATTTAATCGAGCAAATAGAAAACTTCTCTGGTCGCAAAATCCTCGGCAACTGCACAGCCAGCGGTACAGAAATCATCAAACAATACGGCGAACGCCAAATGAAAACAGGTGAACTAATAATGTACACTTCTGCTGATTCTGTAATGCAGATTGCAGCACATGAACAAGTAATCCCACTTGAAGAACTGTACAAAATCTGCCAATTCTGCCGCGATATAACGAAAGACGGTAAATATATAATCGGCAGAATTATAGCCCGCCCATATGTCGGCACTTGCAAAGAAGATTTCACTCGCACACCTAACCGCCATGATTACGCTTTAAAACCATTCGATAAAACAGTCATGAATGCTCTCCAAGATGCGGGCTTTGCCTCCATTGCTATCGGCAAAATCCGCGATATCTTTGACGGCGAAGGCGTAACGCGTGCCCTTCGCACTACTTCCAACATGGACGGCATAGATAAATTTATCAGCCTATTAGACGAAGATTTCACAGGACTTTCATTCACTAATCTCGTTGATTTCGACTCCCAATACGGTCACCGTCGCGATGCTATAGGATACGGCAATGCCCTAGAAGAATTTGACGCACGCCTTACAGAAGTCTTCGCTAAATTAAAAGACGACGACTTACTGATGATAACGGCTGACCACGGCAATGACCCAACGTATAAAGGCACTGACCATACGCGTGAATTCGTACCACTTTTGATATACTCACCAAAATTCACTCAATATGGCAAAATTGACTTGCGCAAAACATTCTCTGATGTAGGCGCAACGATTGCTGAAAACTTCGCTGTAAAAATGCCTAAATACGGTCAATCCTTCCTAGATAAATTAATTTAA
- a CDS encoding pyrimidine-nucleoside phosphorylase produces MRMVDIIEKKRDGKALSTQEINFFIEGYTKGTIPDYQASALAMAIYFQDMDERERADLTLAMVNSGDTIDLSSIQGIKVDKHSTGGVGDTTTLVLAPLVASLGVPVAKMSGRGLGHTGGTIDKLESIKGFHVELTKEQFIDLVNKDKVAVMSPSGNLTPADKKLYALRDVTGTVNSIPLIASSIMSKKIAAGADAIVLDVKTGYGAFMKTEKDAEELAHAMVRIGNNVGRKTVAIISDMSQPLGFAIGNALEVKEAIDTLKGKGPKDLTKLVLTLGSQMVILAGKAKNTDEAKQMLLDSINNGKAIAKFKEFIQNQGGDTSIIEDTSKLPQAKYKIELPALKSGYVSRMIANEIGIASMLLGAGRATKDDKIDLAVGIVLHKKIGDKVEKGESLLTIYSNKENITEVKQKLYDNIFIEDTATKPTLIHEIITD; encoded by the coding sequence ATGCGAATGGTGGATATTATTGAAAAAAAACGTGATGGCAAAGCATTATCTACGCAGGAAATCAATTTCTTCATTGAAGGCTACACAAAAGGCACTATCCCCGATTACCAAGCGAGCGCACTCGCCATGGCAATTTACTTTCAAGACATGGACGAACGCGAACGCGCTGATTTAACATTGGCTATGGTAAATTCTGGCGATACGATTGATTTATCTTCCATACAGGGCATAAAAGTCGATAAACACTCTACAGGCGGAGTCGGCGACACAACGACGCTCGTACTTGCCCCGCTCGTCGCTTCACTCGGTGTTCCTGTCGCTAAAATGTCTGGTCGTGGACTCGGTCATACAGGCGGTACTATTGATAAATTAGAGTCGATAAAGGGCTTTCATGTAGAGCTGACAAAAGAGCAATTCATCGACCTTGTAAATAAGGATAAAGTTGCTGTCATGAGTCCTAGTGGCAATTTGACACCTGCCGACAAAAAATTATATGCCTTGCGCGATGTTACAGGCACAGTCAATTCTATTCCCCTTATTGCTAGCTCCATAATGAGCAAAAAAATCGCCGCTGGTGCTGATGCTATTGTACTAGACGTAAAAACAGGCTATGGCGCTTTCATGAAAACAGAAAAAGACGCCGAAGAACTCGCCCATGCCATGGTGCGTATCGGCAATAATGTAGGACGCAAGACAGTTGCCATAATCTCCGATATGTCCCAGCCTTTAGGCTTTGCCATCGGCAATGCCCTCGAAGTAAAAGAGGCAATAGATACACTTAAAGGCAAAGGCCCAAAAGATTTAACTAAACTCGTATTGACTTTGGGTAGCCAAATGGTGATTTTAGCAGGCAAAGCAAAAAACACTGACGAAGCAAAACAGATGCTTTTAGATTCTATTAATAACGGAAAGGCAATCGCTAAGTTTAAGGAATTTATTCAAAACCAAGGTGGCGACACTTCCATCATTGAAGACACTTCTAAATTGCCTCAAGCTAAGTATAAAATTGAATTGCCTGCCTTAAAATCAGGCTATGTATCTCGCATGATAGCTAATGAAATCGGCATTGCCTCTATGCTCCTCGGTGCAGGACGCGCTACTAAAGATGATAAAATCGACCTTGCAGTCGGCATCGTCTTGCACAAAAAAATAGGCGATAAAGTAGAAAAAGGCGAAAGTCTTTTGACCATTTACAGCAATAAAGAAAACATCACGGAAGTAAAACAAAAACTGTATGACAATATCTTCATCGAAGATACTGCGACAAAGCCAACATTAATACACGAAATAATCACTGATTAA
- a CDS encoding FAD-dependent oxidoreductase, with amino-acid sequence MNNMYDAVIIGGGPAGLSAAIYLARAKYKVLVLEKEKIGGQITITAEVVNYPGLSVTDGKKMTKEMQLQAESFGAEFAIAEVLDMKLDEDIKTLYTTKGEYKALGIVIATGANPRKLGFYGEKEFQGRGVAYCATCDGEFFTDMDVFVIGGGFAAVEESIFLTKYARQVKMIVRESDFSCARTIADEIKRYPKISVEFNTEIVKAGGEQMLSFAEFKNNKTGKSWRYDAKANESFGIFVFAGYVPNTAWFKDKIHLDEHGYVITDVNRKTNVDGVYAAGDLCVKNLRQVVTAVSDGAVAATSLEKHISYIHDKLNMPEFERPAVDKNRLQKRKEAISSQENADTTSFISAQIKEQLRGVFAKFISPVKVKVWFDESRLAAELRNFAGELQGISDKLSLVEEKINEVDGKVKTACLEILRDDGSSSNIFFHAVPGGHEFNSFVIALYNVAGPGQEIDEVVKNQIKAIDKPIDIKVAMSLSCTMCPEVVMGTQKIAAENNLVTAHVFDIQHFPKLKQKYNIMSVPCMIINDKDVYFGKKNIAEIVPLLK; translated from the coding sequence ATGAATAATATGTATGATGCTGTGATTATTGGCGGAGGCCCTGCGGGGCTTTCGGCTGCTATATATTTAGCTAGAGCAAAGTATAAAGTGCTCGTGTTAGAAAAAGAGAAAATCGGCGGACAGATTACGATAACGGCAGAAGTCGTGAATTATCCTGGCCTATCTGTAACTGATGGCAAGAAGATGACGAAGGAGATGCAACTTCAAGCGGAGTCTTTCGGTGCTGAATTTGCAATTGCTGAAGTACTGGATATGAAGTTAGATGAAGATATCAAGACTTTGTATACGACAAAAGGCGAGTATAAAGCTTTAGGTATTGTGATAGCGACAGGTGCTAATCCGCGTAAACTCGGTTTTTACGGTGAAAAAGAATTTCAAGGTCGTGGCGTGGCGTACTGTGCTACTTGCGACGGGGAATTTTTCACTGATATGGACGTCTTTGTAATCGGTGGTGGCTTTGCTGCTGTAGAAGAGAGTATTTTTTTGACCAAGTACGCGCGTCAAGTAAAAATGATTGTGCGTGAGAGTGATTTTTCTTGTGCAAGGACAATTGCTGACGAGATAAAACGCTATCCGAAAATTTCTGTTGAGTTTAATACAGAGATAGTGAAGGCTGGCGGAGAGCAAATGCTTTCGTTTGCTGAATTTAAAAACAATAAAACAGGTAAAAGTTGGCGCTATGATGCCAAGGCAAATGAAAGTTTCGGCATTTTCGTATTCGCTGGCTATGTGCCTAATACGGCATGGTTTAAGGACAAAATTCACCTTGATGAACACGGTTATGTAATCACAGATGTGAATAGAAAGACAAATGTAGATGGCGTCTATGCTGCTGGCGACTTATGTGTTAAGAATTTGCGCCAAGTAGTAACGGCTGTATCAGATGGAGCAGTGGCGGCAACCTCTTTGGAAAAGCATATTTCATATATACACGATAAACTTAATATGCCAGAATTTGAGCGCCCTGCTGTTGATAAAAATAGATTGCAAAAACGTAAAGAAGCTATATCATCGCAGGAAAATGCAGATACTACAAGCTTTATTTCTGCTCAGATAAAAGAGCAATTGCGCGGTGTATTTGCGAAATTCATCAGTCCTGTAAAAGTCAAGGTATGGTTTGATGAAAGCAGATTAGCAGCAGAATTGCGAAATTTTGCTGGTGAATTGCAGGGAATTTCCGATAAACTCTCTCTCGTAGAAGAAAAGATAAATGAAGTAGATGGCAAGGTAAAAACAGCGTGTCTTGAAATACTGCGTGATGATGGCAGTTCCAGTAATATATTTTTCCATGCCGTGCCAGGTGGTCATGAATTCAATTCATTTGTAATCGCTCTGTACAATGTAGCGGGACCAGGGCAAGAAATAGATGAAGTCGTTAAAAATCAGATTAAAGCTATTGATAAGCCGATTGATATAAAAGTAGCTATGTCATTATCCTGTACTATGTGTCCAGAAGTAGTCATGGGTACGCAAAAAATTGCTGCTGAAAACAATTTAGTAACGGCACACGTTTTCGATATCCAACATTTTCCAAAGTTAAAGCAAAAATACAATATAATGAGTGTGCCATGTATGATTATTAACGATAAAGATGTGTATTTTGGCAAGAAAAATATAGCTGAAATTGTACCATTATTAAAATAA
- the ahpC gene encoding alkyl hydroperoxide reductase subunit C gives MSLINKEIADFKVQSFINGEFRQVTKADVLGKWSVFFFYPADFTFVCPTELEDLANKYEEFKNINCEIYSVSCDTHFVHKAWHDASERIKKIQYPMLADPTGALARDFDVMIEADGMAERGTFVVNPEGKIVAYEVNAGNVGRNADELLRKVQALQFVAAHGDEVCPAKWQPGAETLKPSLELVGLL, from the coding sequence ATGTCATTAATCAATAAAGAAATTGCAGATTTCAAGGTTCAATCTTTTATAAATGGTGAGTTTCGCCAGGTTACAAAAGCCGATGTATTAGGCAAATGGTCAGTATTCTTCTTCTATCCAGCTGATTTTACTTTTGTTTGCCCGACAGAACTTGAAGATTTAGCTAATAAATACGAAGAGTTCAAAAATATAAATTGCGAAATTTACAGTGTATCATGCGATACGCATTTTGTGCATAAAGCATGGCATGATGCTTCTGAAAGAATTAAAAAAATCCAGTATCCTATGTTAGCAGACCCGACTGGAGCTTTAGCACGTGATTTTGATGTGATGATTGAAGCTGACGGCATGGCAGAAAGAGGAACTTTTGTAGTAAATCCAGAAGGCAAAATCGTGGCGTATGAAGTTAATGCGGGTAATGTTGGCAGAAATGCTGATGAACTCTTGCGCAAGGTACAGGCTTTACAATTTGTAGCAGCTCATGGTGATGAAGTATGTCCTGCAAAATGGCAACCAGGTGCTGAAACTTTAAAACCTAGCCTTGAGTTGGTTGGTCTTCTCTAA
- a CDS encoding ATP-grasp domain-containing protein, which translates to MTNFIFISPNFPENYWHFCRELKNNGINVLGIGDAPYDQLTQELKDSLNVYYKVNSLENYDEVYKAVEYFRDNFGKIDWLESNNEYWLERDARLRTDFNINSGFKNEDIPRIKYKSNMKAYYAKAGIPTAKYHLVNDWDSCMAFIREVGYPVIVKPDNGVGASSTYKLNSEDEVGYFFATKNPSIQYIMEQYIYAEVNSYDAIIDSHGNPIFEIGNVTPMSIMDIVNNNDNSIFYILNKLPDDTRNMGRATVKSFGVRSRFVHFEFFRLLKDYPGLGNKGQLIGLEVNMRPCGGISPDMMNFSQSTDVYKIWADMITYDSSLKGIGETAYCAFAGRRDGKNFILSNERIMEKYGANMKMAGRVADVLSGAMGNQMFIATFPTKEQMDNFYNDVLACW; encoded by the coding sequence ATGACAAATTTTATTTTTATTTCACCGAACTTTCCTGAAAACTATTGGCATTTCTGCCGTGAATTGAAAAACAACGGCATCAATGTTTTAGGTATCGGTGATGCACCTTATGACCAGTTGACGCAAGAATTAAAAGATAGTTTAAATGTGTATTACAAAGTAAATAGTTTGGAAAACTATGACGAAGTTTATAAAGCTGTAGAATATTTTAGAGATAATTTTGGTAAAATTGATTGGTTAGAGTCCAATAATGAATACTGGCTTGAACGTGATGCGCGTTTGCGTACAGATTTTAATATCAATAGCGGTTTTAAAAATGAAGATATACCACGCATTAAATATAAATCCAATATGAAGGCATATTATGCAAAAGCTGGTATTCCTACAGCTAAATATCATCTTGTAAATGATTGGGATAGCTGTATGGCATTTATTCGCGAAGTGGGATACCCTGTAATCGTAAAACCAGATAATGGTGTGGGTGCAAGTTCCACTTATAAACTCAATAGCGAAGACGAAGTTGGTTATTTCTTTGCTACTAAAAATCCAAGTATACAGTATATTATGGAACAGTACATATATGCTGAAGTAAATTCGTATGATGCTATCATTGATTCCCATGGCAATCCTATATTTGAAATTGGTAATGTAACACCAATGTCTATTATGGATATTGTAAATAATAATGATAACAGTATTTTTTACATTTTAAATAAATTACCAGATGATACACGCAATATGGGTAGAGCTACAGTAAAAAGCTTCGGAGTAAGAAGTCGTTTCGTTCATTTTGAATTTTTCCGTCTTTTAAAGGATTATCCAGGACTTGGCAATAAAGGTCAACTTATCGGTCTTGAAGTAAATATGCGTCCATGCGGTGGCATCAGCCCAGACATGATGAACTTCTCCCAAAGCACTGACGTATATAAAATTTGGGCAGATATGATAACTTATGATTCTTCACTTAAAGGTATTGGTGAAACAGCATATTGTGCATTTGCTGGTCGCCGTGATGGCAAAAACTTCATATTGAGCAATGAACGTATAATGGAAAAATACGGTGCTAATATGAAAATGGCTGGCAGAGTAGCTGATGTTTTATCTGGAGCAATGGGCAATCAGATGTTTATTGCTACATTCCCAACAAAAGAACAGATGGATAATTTCTATAATGATGTACTTGCTTGCTGGTAA
- a CDS encoding esterase family protein — MDTQYFKWYSPNLNRDMELKVYGWAGRPMLFIPCQDGRFFDFENFHMADVWARWINEGQVMAFSIDTMDKETWSNKNGDPRWRAERHEQWMRYITDEVVPFMRDMVNRHNNWTGYPGIMVFGCSLGATHAANLFYRRPDLFDRLLALSGIYTADYGFDGYMDDIVYNNSPVHYLANMPKDHPYINLYNLKKSVICVGLGPWEVPDSTRQLHDILRDKGINTWVDYWGFDCSHDWYWWYRQVEYFAPYLLG, encoded by the coding sequence ATGGATACACAATATTTTAAATGGTATAGTCCAAATTTAAATCGCGATATGGAACTTAAAGTATATGGCTGGGCAGGTAGACCTATGCTGTTCATTCCATGCCAAGATGGTAGATTTTTTGACTTTGAAAATTTCCATATGGCTGATGTTTGGGCAAGATGGATTAATGAAGGACAGGTAATGGCTTTTTCTATTGATACAATGGATAAAGAAACATGGTCAAATAAAAATGGTGACCCTCGTTGGAGAGCTGAGCGCCATGAACAATGGATGCGCTATATCACTGATGAAGTAGTGCCATTCATGCGCGATATGGTAAATAGACATAACAACTGGACGGGTTATCCAGGCATAATGGTATTTGGTTGCAGTTTGGGAGCAACTCATGCCGCTAATTTGTTTTATCGCAGACCGGATTTATTCGATAGACTCTTAGCTTTAAGCGGTATTTACACAGCAGATTACGGCTTTGATGGCTATATGGATGATATCGTTTACAATAACTCCCCTGTGCATTATTTAGCAAATATGCCAAAAGACCATCCTTATATCAATTTGTATAATTTGAAAAAATCCGTTATCTGTGTAGGGTTAGGCCCTTGGGAAGTGCCAGACTCTACAAGACAGTTGCATGATATTTTACGCGACAAAGGCATCAATACTTGGGTAGATTATTGGGGCTTTGATTGCAGCCACGATTGGTATTGGTGGTATCGTCAAGTAGAATATTTTGCGCCGTACTTATTGGGTTAA